A region from the Ichthyobacterium seriolicida genome encodes:
- the murC gene encoding UDP-N-acetylmuramate--L-alanine ligase encodes MKNIYFIGIGGVGMSSLAMYFLHFGKEVMGYDRVSSDITDMLMNKGVRVHFQEDLERVYSYNLNRDNTLIVITPAIMDSHKELIYFKNEGFKIIKRAEVLGEISRNTTCMAIAGTHGKTTTSAILGHIMEYNKMPNTSFIGGITENYNSNLILRGDKYSVVEADEFDRSFLRLHPKYICVTSMDADHLDIYGDKKGFELSFREFADKVSDKKNVLIREGLPLEGSTYGVNDFSNFRAYNVCIKDGSYIFDVDLEGEVFEGMISNLPGIHNIENSLAAIIMAYKQGISLNNISEALEVFRGIKRRFSYHIKNENLTYIDDYAHHPKELEETINTVRHLYPKKKVLGVFQPHLFSRTRDFADGFGESLSRLDQIILLDIYPARELPIEGIDSSWLLNKVRIKDKKVLKKEELIPELKNRDFDVLLTLGAGADIGEMVPLIKREMSV; translated from the coding sequence TTGAAGAATATTTATTTCATAGGAATCGGAGGTGTAGGAATGAGTTCTTTAGCCATGTACTTTCTTCATTTTGGAAAAGAGGTGATGGGCTACGATAGGGTCTCTTCAGATATCACAGATATGTTGATGAACAAAGGAGTCAGGGTTCATTTCCAAGAAGATTTAGAGAGGGTGTATTCGTATAATTTAAACAGAGATAATACTCTTATAGTAATTACTCCAGCCATAATGGATAGTCATAAAGAGCTGATTTATTTCAAAAATGAAGGTTTCAAAATTATAAAGAGGGCTGAGGTTTTAGGGGAAATATCCAGAAACACAACATGTATGGCCATAGCTGGAACTCATGGCAAGACCACTACATCTGCAATTTTGGGTCATATAATGGAGTACAACAAAATGCCTAATACTTCGTTTATAGGAGGTATAACTGAAAATTACAATTCAAATTTGATACTTAGAGGTGATAAGTACAGTGTTGTGGAGGCAGATGAGTTCGATCGTTCTTTTTTGAGATTACATCCTAAGTATATCTGTGTCACATCTATGGATGCTGACCATTTGGATATTTATGGAGACAAAAAAGGATTTGAGCTTAGTTTTAGAGAATTCGCTGATAAGGTTTCAGATAAAAAAAACGTTTTGATTAGAGAGGGCTTGCCTTTGGAAGGTAGTACTTATGGTGTGAATGATTTTTCAAATTTTAGGGCTTATAATGTCTGCATAAAAGATGGGAGTTATATTTTCGATGTAGACTTAGAAGGAGAAGTATTCGAGGGTATGATATCTAATTTGCCAGGCATTCACAATATAGAAAATTCTTTGGCTGCAATTATCATGGCGTATAAGCAAGGGATCTCGTTAAATAATATTTCTGAAGCTCTAGAGGTATTTAGAGGTATTAAAAGAAGATTTTCCTATCATATAAAAAATGAAAATTTAACCTATATAGATGATTACGCTCATCATCCTAAAGAGTTAGAAGAGACTATAAATACTGTTAGGCATTTGTATCCTAAAAAGAAAGTTTTGGGTGTTTTTCAACCTCATCTATTTAGCAGGACAAGAGATTTTGCAGATGGTTTTGGCGAGAGCTTATCTAGATTAGACCAGATCATATTATTGGATATATATCCTGCTAGAGAATTACCTATAGAGGGGATAGATTCAAGCTGGCTGTTGAATAAGGTTCGAATCAAAGACAAAAAAGTCTTAAAAAAAGAAGAGTTAATTCCAGAATTAAAAAATAGGGATTTTGATGTTCTATTGACTTTGGGTGCTGGAGCAGATATAGGAGAAATGGTACCTCTGATAAAGAGAGAGATGTCTGTATGA
- the ftsA gene encoding cell division protein FtsA, translating to MIAGLDIGSSHIIAMVGDLDAQGKLNVLGVGKSDSIGIVKGEIKNITKAKDSILKAISIAEKNSNKCITGVVVGISGNYIDSIHRTHHIIRNDGDSLINDYDLKLLKDQVYNVHPKNVSYIIGIIPQEYRIDNEEGVLDPIGAPCSKLEADFKVITADKKPYDMLVRCIKETGLNLIEVVFAPIFSSSVVLSEKEKKDGVVFVDMGGGITNFLLFNGDVRDIAIVPFGGKVITSDIKKRFNLTEEVAENLKITEGSVDFFLEKKESFLSVKMQRGPDRSISKRNLSKTIYSRIREIFEIAMSYGVFNENYNIVFVGGGANTEGVRNIVKEVTGLYCSIGGYREFLSKSNDISLVTCVGLTLEAIKLCSSTDCEKVKEIDEKKLHIKNKKNYRNNYDGIVEKINKWFNYLVGGYENSKY from the coding sequence ATGATAGCTGGTTTAGACATAGGTAGCAGTCATATAATAGCGATGGTTGGGGACTTAGATGCGCAGGGTAAATTAAATGTACTCGGTGTAGGTAAGAGCGATAGTATTGGTATAGTCAAGGGGGAGATTAAAAATATTACTAAGGCTAAGGACTCTATACTAAAGGCAATTAGTATTGCAGAGAAGAATTCTAATAAATGTATTACAGGTGTGGTTGTAGGCATATCTGGAAACTACATAGATAGCATACATAGGACTCATCATATAATTAGGAATGATGGGGATAGTCTAATAAACGATTACGATTTAAAATTATTAAAAGATCAAGTTTATAATGTACATCCTAAAAATGTCAGTTATATAATAGGTATTATACCTCAGGAGTACAGGATAGATAATGAAGAGGGTGTTTTAGATCCTATAGGAGCTCCTTGCAGCAAGTTAGAAGCTGATTTTAAGGTAATAACTGCCGATAAGAAACCTTATGATATGCTTGTAAGATGTATTAAAGAGACGGGCTTGAATCTTATTGAAGTTGTTTTTGCTCCTATATTCTCTTCTAGTGTTGTTTTATCGGAAAAAGAAAAAAAAGATGGGGTGGTTTTTGTAGATATGGGGGGGGGTATAACTAATTTTTTATTGTTTAATGGAGATGTAAGAGATATTGCTATAGTTCCCTTTGGGGGAAAAGTTATCACCTCAGATATAAAAAAGAGGTTTAATCTAACTGAGGAAGTAGCAGAAAACTTAAAAATAACGGAGGGATCCGTTGATTTTTTTTTAGAAAAAAAAGAGAGTTTTTTATCTGTAAAAATGCAGAGAGGTCCCGATAGATCTATTTCAAAAAGGAATCTGTCTAAGACCATATACTCTAGAATAAGAGAGATATTTGAAATAGCGATGAGTTATGGTGTTTTTAACGAAAATTATAATATTGTTTTCGTAGGTGGGGGAGCTAATACCGAGGGGGTAAGAAATATAGTTAAAGAGGTTACTGGTTTGTATTGTAGTATTGGAGGGTATAGAGAGTTTTTGTCTAAAAGTAATGATATATCTTTGGTTACATGTGTGGGCTTGACACTTGAAGCTATAAAATTATGTAGTAGTACTGATTGCGAAAAGGTTAAAGAAATAGATGAGAAAAAATTGCACATCAAAAACAAAAAGAATTACAGAAATAATTATGATGGAATAGTTGAAAAAATTAATAAATGGTTTAATTATTTGGTAGGCGGTTATGAAAATTCTAAATATTAG
- a CDS encoding cell division protein FtsQ/DivIB — protein MKKYYIEIILIITMVVISIVSLINFNYTGSDRFIVSIDRHDQSCSSINSEIESDINKKYEFFKKGDIDIIKLEKYLKDEYPAIENVSVYRKVKDDVYIDIKNATPTMRVFERDSSYYVDKSGKKMSLYSNCVKAVPVIFGSVNKSNIDEVNKLIAVIKNDSVLKYYINSIRINEKGVFTLYPCVGKYVIRLGHLNDLDEKFFKLNTLYRYLLKDLEENKYISIDLRFDHQVVCTKRI, from the coding sequence ATGAAAAAATATTATATAGAAATAATATTGATCATTACTATGGTTGTAATATCTATTGTTTCCTTAATAAATTTTAATTACACAGGCAGTGATAGATTTATAGTCAGTATAGACAGACATGATCAGAGTTGTTCGTCGATTAATTCTGAAATAGAGAGTGATATCAATAAAAAGTATGAGTTTTTCAAAAAAGGAGATATAGATATAATAAAGCTAGAGAAATATTTAAAAGATGAGTATCCTGCTATAGAGAATGTATCTGTATATCGCAAGGTTAAAGATGATGTGTATATAGACATAAAAAATGCGACTCCTACAATGCGAGTATTTGAAAGAGATAGTAGTTACTACGTAGATAAGTCAGGTAAAAAAATGTCTTTATATAGCAATTGTGTTAAGGCTGTTCCTGTAATTTTTGGAAGTGTAAACAAGAGTAACATAGATGAAGTTAATAAGTTAATTGCTGTGATAAAAAATGACAGTGTTTTAAAGTATTATATAAATTCTATTAGAATAAATGAAAAAGGAGTATTTACTTTGTACCCTTGTGTGGGTAAGTATGTAATAAGGCTAGGACATTTAAATGATTTAGATGAAAAATTTTTCAAACTCAACACATTGTATAGATATCTCTTGAAAGATTTGGAAGAAAATAAGTATATTAGTATAGACCTGAGATTTGATCATCAGGTAGTTTGCACTAAGAGAATATAA